One stretch of Sinomonas terrae DNA includes these proteins:
- a CDS encoding transglutaminase family protein, whose product MTRLRIVHSTAYRYNQRVTLSYNEARMTPLTEPQQVVLESQVRVLPSQAAVSTYRDYWGTRVTAFDMQLPHEYLEVTSTTTVEVHRVERVPAEGSIVPWERLRRDEIQDQFSDWLPQSRLSDPGTEVLARVPEVAEGLDPNAAAHAVFDWLRGEMRYRPGSTGVTTDAEQAWNQREGVCQDLAHLAIGSLRSLGIPARYISGYLHPRATADVGEVVAGQSHAWLEWWDGDWRSWDPTNHKPAGDFHVTVARGRDYRDVPPLKGILSGGGGSHLDVGVEITRLA is encoded by the coding sequence ATGACCAGGCTGAGGATCGTCCACAGCACGGCCTATCGCTACAACCAGCGGGTCACGCTGAGCTATAACGAGGCGCGCATGACGCCGCTCACGGAACCTCAGCAGGTCGTGCTCGAATCGCAGGTCCGTGTCCTGCCGTCCCAGGCAGCGGTGAGCACGTACCGCGACTACTGGGGAACGCGGGTCACGGCGTTCGACATGCAGTTGCCGCACGAATACCTCGAGGTAACCTCGACGACGACGGTCGAAGTGCATCGCGTCGAGAGGGTGCCTGCGGAGGGATCGATTGTCCCTTGGGAACGGCTCCGGCGCGATGAAATCCAGGACCAGTTCAGCGACTGGCTCCCGCAGTCGCGCCTATCGGACCCAGGCACCGAGGTGCTTGCTCGCGTTCCCGAGGTCGCCGAAGGGTTGGACCCGAACGCCGCCGCCCACGCCGTGTTCGACTGGCTGCGCGGCGAGATGCGCTACAGGCCGGGTTCTACCGGCGTGACCACCGATGCCGAGCAGGCTTGGAACCAGCGGGAGGGCGTCTGTCAGGATCTCGCTCATCTCGCCATCGGCTCCCTGCGCAGCTTGGGCATTCCGGCCCGCTACATCTCCGGCTATCTGCATCCACGGGCGACGGCGGACGTGGGGGAGGTCGTCGCCGGCCAGTCGCATGCGTGGCTCGAGTGGTGGGACGGCGATTGGCGCAGCTGGGATCCGACCAACCACAAGCCAGCCGGCGACTTTCATGTGACTGTTGCACGCGGCCGCGACTACCGCGATGTGCCGCCGCTCAAGGGCATCCTCTCGGGTGGCGGCGGCTCCCACTTGGACGTGGGGGTCGAGATCACGCGCCTCGCCTAA
- a CDS encoding alpha-E domain-containing protein translates to MLSRIAESLFWIGRYVERADGTARILDVHLERLNHLPPEDQRSVAQELLGVMGSRPDHDDFGLPELLHAIAYDRTHATSIAGSLGAARENARRARETVSSSLWECLNTTYYGLSQHRKDVVGTYRFCHWVLERTAMVGGLTDTTMSHDESWLFLVLGRSLERADMTARMLSTREVHTAGMSWVNMLRCAGAYESFLRTRRAAFDDRHAAEFLLMDRLFPRSIVYALRDADEALAKLDPSDTRLGHINDARRIVGQARTFLEFHRTDDLMVELPEHMERVQRAVAQASDAISRKYFNRADELAWVGEVS, encoded by the coding sequence ATGCTCAGCCGCATTGCTGAATCCCTGTTCTGGATCGGGCGCTACGTCGAGCGCGCCGACGGTACGGCACGCATTCTCGACGTCCACCTCGAGCGGCTCAACCACCTACCTCCCGAGGACCAGCGCAGCGTGGCCCAGGAACTGCTCGGCGTCATGGGCTCCCGCCCCGACCACGACGATTTTGGGCTCCCCGAACTTCTCCATGCCATCGCCTATGACCGCACCCACGCGACGTCGATCGCAGGCTCCCTCGGCGCTGCCCGCGAAAACGCACGTCGGGCCCGCGAGACGGTTTCTTCGAGCCTGTGGGAATGCCTCAACACGACCTATTACGGCCTGAGCCAGCATCGCAAGGACGTGGTCGGGACCTACCGTTTCTGCCACTGGGTGCTCGAACGGACCGCAATGGTCGGCGGCCTGACCGACACGACGATGAGCCACGACGAAAGCTGGCTCTTCCTGGTGCTAGGCCGGTCCCTCGAACGGGCCGACATGACGGCGCGGATGCTCTCGACGCGGGAGGTCCACACCGCGGGGATGTCGTGGGTCAATATGCTGCGGTGTGCGGGTGCTTACGAGTCGTTCCTCCGAACGAGACGCGCGGCGTTCGATGACCGGCATGCGGCGGAGTTCCTCTTGATGGATCGGCTGTTCCCGCGCTCGATCGTCTATGCGTTGCGTGACGCCGACGAAGCCCTCGCCAAGCTCGATCCGTCCGACACCCGCCTCGGGCACATCAACGACGCGCGGCGGATCGTGGGGCAGGCCAGGACGTTCCTTGAGTTCCATCGCACGGACGACCTCATGGTCGAGTTGCCGGAGCACATGGAGCGTGTCCAGCGTGCCGTGGCGCAGGCGTCGGATGCGATCTCACGCAAGTACTTCAATCGGGCTGACGAGCTGGCCTGGGTGGGAGAGGTTTCATGA
- a CDS encoding circularly permuted type 2 ATP-grasp protein, with protein MSDLFEDYAVAAARTGAYDEMFDPDQVARPTYRQLEGALASLDLADVSSRADSMARTFLDRGVTFDYAGEERPFPLDIVPRVISAGEWNVLERGVAQRVRALEAFLNDVYGKMSVASDGVVPRRIITSSKHFHRQVHGFEPAGGVRVHISGIDVVRDGAGTFRVLEDNVRVPSGVSYVLENRRAMAKGLPEAFSQQRIRPVEEYPRRLLSALRRTAPAGVDEPTVVVLTPGVFNSAYFEHTLLAGLMGVELVEGRDLICRGNRVYMRTTAGEQRVDVIYKRIDDDFLDPLQFRSDSMLGCPGLVNAARAGGVTIANAVGNGVADDKLVYSYVPDLIRYYLGEEPMIANVDTFRLEEHEAREEVLDRLDELVVKPVDGSGGKGLVIGPDASGEELETLRRRLIEDPRGWIAQPVLQLSTVPTLSGDKFGPRHVDLRPFAVNDGDDVWVLPGGLTRVALKEGSLIVNSSQGGGSKDTWVLAQSRNVPIEAEPRHSISIRERTSVWPVESSWRDRQAEQQQ; from the coding sequence ATGTCTGATCTCTTCGAGGACTACGCTGTCGCTGCCGCCCGGACGGGCGCATACGACGAGATGTTCGACCCCGATCAGGTGGCACGCCCCACGTACCGCCAGCTTGAGGGAGCGCTCGCTAGCCTCGATCTCGCAGACGTCAGTTCCCGTGCCGATTCGATGGCTCGAACGTTCCTGGACCGGGGCGTCACGTTCGATTACGCGGGGGAGGAGCGGCCTTTCCCGCTTGACATCGTGCCGCGGGTGATCTCGGCAGGCGAATGGAACGTCCTCGAACGCGGGGTGGCCCAGCGAGTGCGGGCGCTTGAGGCGTTCCTCAACGACGTCTACGGCAAGATGTCTGTGGCATCGGACGGCGTGGTGCCGCGGCGCATCATCACCTCCAGCAAGCACTTCCATCGTCAGGTCCACGGTTTCGAGCCGGCGGGCGGCGTGCGGGTGCACATCTCGGGCATCGACGTAGTGCGCGACGGCGCTGGCACATTCCGGGTTCTCGAGGACAACGTCCGCGTGCCGTCGGGGGTGAGCTATGTGCTCGAGAACCGACGAGCCATGGCGAAGGGCCTTCCCGAGGCGTTCAGCCAGCAGCGCATCCGGCCGGTCGAGGAGTACCCCCGGCGCCTCCTCTCGGCGCTGCGCCGGACCGCGCCCGCGGGCGTCGACGAGCCGACCGTCGTCGTGCTGACGCCCGGCGTGTTCAACTCGGCCTACTTCGAGCACACGCTGCTGGCCGGACTCATGGGCGTCGAACTCGTCGAAGGACGCGACCTCATCTGCCGGGGGAACCGCGTGTACATGCGGACGACGGCGGGCGAGCAGCGCGTCGACGTCATCTACAAGCGGATCGACGATGATTTCCTCGATCCGCTCCAATTCCGCTCCGACTCGATGCTCGGCTGCCCGGGCCTCGTCAACGCGGCTCGAGCCGGCGGCGTAACCATAGCGAACGCCGTCGGCAACGGCGTGGCGGACGACAAGCTCGTGTACTCCTACGTTCCCGATCTCATCCGGTACTACCTCGGAGAGGAGCCGATGATCGCGAATGTCGACACCTTTCGGCTCGAGGAGCACGAGGCGCGCGAGGAGGTCCTCGACCGGCTCGACGAACTTGTCGTGAAGCCGGTCGACGGGTCCGGTGGGAAAGGCCTCGTCATCGGCCCGGATGCGAGCGGTGAGGAGCTCGAGACGCTCCGCCGCCGACTCATCGAAGACCCCCGCGGCTGGATCGCGCAGCCGGTGCTTCAACTCAGTACGGTGCCGACCCTGAGCGGCGACAAGTTCGGGCCGCGCCACGTCGACCTGCGTCCCTTCGCAGTGAATGACGGCGACGACGTGTGGGTTCTCCCCGGCGGCCTCACCCGCGTCGCGCTCAAGGAGGGCAGCCTCATCGTCAACTCGAGTCAGGGCGGCGGGTCCAAGGACACGTGGGTGCTCGCCCAATCGCGGAACGTGCCGATCGAGGCTGAACCGCGCCACTCGATCAGCATCCGGGAGCGCACGAGCGTCTGGCCGGTTGAGAGCAGCTGGCGGGACCGGCAGGCGGAACAGCAGCAGTGA
- the pepN gene encoding aminopeptidase N — protein MSNENLSRDEAAERARLLNVESYHVTLDLRAAEDPGSATFETTSVIDFSAVPGSSTFADFVGERVSTVVLNGRLLEESDVYDGARIRLDGLEDRNRLEVTAHARYSRSGEGLHRFVDPADGLTYLYTQCEPADARRYFANFEQPDLKASIAFTILAPAQWVVTANGPAVTQAKLHAEGEDPAVGRWDFAPTPPISTYVAAVVAGPYHRAQDVWVGSADDGAPLTVPLAAYCRASLAEHFDAERIFGLTKRGLDFYHSVFSPAYPWGKYEQAFVPEYNLGAMENPGIVTFTEQYVFASRAADSQYEGRANTLLHEMAHMWFGDLVTMRWWDDLWLKESFAEFMGTLAVERATDWDTSWVNFANRRKAWAYVQDQLPTTHPIVADVPDLEAAEQNFDGITYAKGASVLKQLVAYVGEEAFFVAAREYFGKHAYGNTTLTDLLDALGRASGKPMEAWAAAWLQTAGLPLLAPEVEYDGARLARVAVRQTAVDPATGTSVPRPHRLRVGLYSRNSDGKIVRTHSVDVEVAAGQAGELTEVPDLSGLTFPDLILVNDEDLTYAKVRLDPESEQTVRNSLGDIADPLARALCWTALWHEVRDGESPARHYVRSVARFGPSESTIGVLLTVLDNARTAIERYASLAEREALRGEYLAAVGEHLKRAAPGSDEQLAWARALARGSRYGGGELELVRSLLEDDGGIPGIAADADLRWSLWQAMAAQGAADESDLEAELARDATARGRVGYCLALAARPTPEAKAEAWRAVVERDDLSNELLKATIEGFGLGPKELRRRYLDAYFSSLEEVWAEKSNELASRIVTGFFPDSDLGPDGSPGDDGVLKLADSWLAQHVDAPQALRRILVEQRDHLRRALVAQSRSQRT, from the coding sequence GTGTCGAACGAGAACCTGAGTCGTGACGAGGCAGCCGAGCGTGCTCGGCTGCTCAACGTTGAGTCGTACCACGTGACCCTTGATCTCCGCGCTGCCGAGGATCCGGGCAGCGCGACGTTCGAAACCACCAGTGTGATTGACTTCAGCGCTGTCCCCGGATCATCCACGTTCGCCGACTTCGTGGGCGAGAGGGTCTCGACCGTCGTCCTCAATGGTCGGCTGCTTGAGGAGTCGGACGTATACGACGGAGCGCGGATCCGGCTGGATGGACTCGAGGACCGAAATCGTCTCGAGGTGACGGCACACGCCCGGTACAGCCGGAGCGGCGAAGGGCTGCACCGCTTCGTCGACCCCGCTGACGGACTGACTTATCTCTACACCCAGTGTGAACCCGCCGACGCTCGGCGCTACTTCGCGAACTTCGAGCAGCCGGACCTCAAAGCGTCGATCGCCTTCACGATCCTGGCCCCGGCGCAGTGGGTTGTCACTGCCAACGGTCCTGCTGTCACGCAAGCGAAGCTGCACGCCGAAGGTGAGGATCCCGCCGTCGGCCGCTGGGATTTCGCACCGACCCCGCCGATTTCCACCTATGTAGCCGCCGTCGTCGCCGGCCCCTATCATCGGGCCCAAGACGTGTGGGTTGGTAGCGCGGACGACGGCGCCCCGCTCACCGTGCCGCTCGCCGCCTACTGCCGCGCTTCGCTCGCCGAGCATTTCGACGCCGAGCGCATCTTTGGGCTCACGAAGCGCGGTCTCGACTTCTACCACTCGGTTTTCTCTCCGGCCTATCCCTGGGGCAAGTACGAGCAGGCGTTCGTACCGGAGTACAACCTCGGCGCGATGGAGAACCCTGGGATCGTGACCTTCACCGAGCAGTATGTCTTTGCGTCGCGAGCGGCTGACTCGCAATACGAGGGCCGGGCCAACACGCTCCTTCACGAGATGGCCCACATGTGGTTCGGTGACCTCGTCACGATGCGGTGGTGGGACGACCTGTGGCTCAAGGAGTCTTTCGCCGAATTCATGGGGACTCTCGCCGTGGAAAGGGCGACAGATTGGGATACCTCGTGGGTGAATTTCGCGAATCGTCGCAAGGCGTGGGCCTATGTGCAGGACCAGCTCCCGACGACCCACCCAATCGTGGCTGACGTTCCGGATCTCGAAGCTGCGGAGCAGAACTTCGACGGCATCACCTACGCGAAGGGGGCTTCAGTCCTCAAGCAGCTCGTCGCCTACGTCGGCGAGGAAGCGTTCTTCGTCGCGGCCCGAGAGTACTTCGGGAAGCACGCCTACGGGAACACCACGCTCACGGACCTCCTCGACGCGTTGGGCCGCGCGTCCGGCAAACCGATGGAAGCATGGGCGGCTGCTTGGCTCCAGACGGCGGGGCTACCGCTGCTCGCGCCCGAGGTTGAGTACGACGGCGCCCGCCTCGCCCGGGTGGCGGTGCGGCAGACGGCAGTCGACCCTGCGACCGGCACATCCGTGCCGCGCCCGCACCGGCTCCGCGTCGGTCTCTACTCGCGGAACTCTGACGGCAAGATCGTCCGCACGCACTCGGTCGACGTCGAGGTCGCTGCCGGCCAGGCGGGCGAGCTTACGGAAGTCCCCGACCTCTCCGGGCTCACCTTTCCTGACCTGATCCTGGTCAATGACGAGGACCTCACGTACGCCAAGGTCCGTCTCGATCCGGAGTCAGAGCAGACTGTCCGCAATTCCCTTGGAGACATCGCGGACCCGCTCGCACGCGCCTTGTGCTGGACGGCCCTGTGGCATGAGGTGCGCGACGGTGAATCGCCAGCTCGCCACTACGTCCGCTCAGTTGCACGATTCGGGCCGTCCGAGTCGACCATCGGAGTCCTCCTCACAGTGCTCGACAATGCCCGGACCGCAATCGAACGCTATGCATCCTTGGCGGAGCGGGAGGCACTGCGGGGAGAGTACCTCGCTGCCGTTGGCGAGCATCTCAAACGGGCCGCTCCGGGATCCGACGAGCAGCTTGCGTGGGCCCGTGCCCTCGCGCGCGGCAGCCGGTACGGGGGTGGGGAGCTCGAGCTCGTGCGTTCCCTCCTCGAGGACGACGGCGGCATTCCAGGCATTGCGGCCGACGCTGACCTGCGCTGGTCTCTGTGGCAGGCCATGGCCGCTCAGGGCGCGGCCGACGAGTCGGATCTGGAAGCCGAACTCGCGCGGGACGCGACGGCTCGCGGACGAGTGGGCTATTGCCTCGCCCTCGCTGCGCGCCCCACACCAGAGGCCAAGGCGGAAGCGTGGAGAGCCGTCGTTGAGCGCGACGACCTCTCCAATGAGCTCCTCAAAGCGACGATCGAGGGCTTCGGGCTCGGTCCGAAGGAGCTGAGGCGGCGGTACCTCGACGCCTACTTCTCCTCTCTGGAGGAGGTATGGGCCGAGAAGTCCAATGAACTAGCCAGCAGGATTGTGACAGGCTTCTTCCCGGACAGCGACCTCGGGCCGGACGGCAGCCCGGGTGACGACGGCGTGCTGAAGCTCGCCGATTCATGGCTCGCCCAACATGTCGATGCTCCGCAGGCGCTGCGGCGCATCCTCGTCGAACAACGCGACCACCTGCGCCGTGCCCTTGTGGCCCAGTCCCGCTCCCAGAGGACGTGA
- a CDS encoding lipoyl protein ligase domain-containing protein, with protein sequence MAEHHGEYKVPGGKLVVADLETDDGVITRASINGDFFLEPDEALADINEALLGLSAEAPNVAITAAVHEAVDGSAVMFGFDPAAVAVAVRRALGHATTWSDHEWEVIPPTALPITEQVALDEVLTREVGEGRRRPTLRFWEWDEPSVVIGTFQSYRNEVDPEGVARHGITVVRRVSGGGAMFMEAGNCITYSLYLPTSLVDGLSFADSYPFLDAWVMEALASVGVKAFYKPLNDIATEEGKIGGAAQKRFGNAAMLHHVTMSYDIDAAKMTEVLRIGREKISDKGIASAKKRVDPLKRQTGLDRKDLLEAMIRTFEQRYGALRTELSPDSREAARRLAASKFGTEAWLYRVP encoded by the coding sequence GTGGCTGAACATCACGGCGAGTACAAAGTGCCGGGCGGCAAGCTCGTCGTCGCTGACCTGGAGACCGACGACGGCGTGATCACCCGGGCGAGTATCAACGGGGATTTCTTCCTCGAGCCGGACGAGGCGCTCGCCGACATCAACGAGGCGCTCCTGGGTCTTTCGGCTGAGGCACCGAACGTGGCGATCACTGCGGCTGTGCATGAAGCCGTGGACGGATCCGCGGTCATGTTCGGCTTTGACCCCGCCGCTGTCGCGGTCGCGGTTCGCCGCGCCCTCGGCCATGCAACGACGTGGTCGGACCACGAGTGGGAAGTGATCCCTCCGACGGCCCTGCCGATCACTGAGCAGGTCGCCTTGGACGAGGTGCTCACCCGCGAGGTGGGGGAGGGACGGCGCAGGCCCACCCTCCGCTTCTGGGAGTGGGACGAGCCCTCCGTAGTCATCGGCACGTTCCAGTCCTACCGGAATGAGGTGGATCCGGAGGGGGTGGCCCGGCACGGCATCACGGTCGTGCGGAGGGTCAGCGGCGGTGGAGCGATGTTCATGGAGGCCGGAAACTGCATCACCTATTCGCTCTACCTGCCCACGTCGCTCGTCGACGGCCTCTCATTCGCCGATTCCTATCCATTCCTCGACGCGTGGGTGATGGAGGCTCTGGCCTCCGTAGGCGTCAAAGCCTTTTACAAGCCCCTCAACGACATCGCTACCGAGGAGGGCAAGATCGGCGGTGCGGCCCAGAAGAGGTTCGGCAATGCCGCGATGCTCCACCACGTGACCATGAGCTATGACATCGACGCCGCCAAGATGACCGAGGTCCTGCGTATAGGCCGCGAGAAGATCTCGGACAAGGGAATCGCGAGCGCCAAGAAGCGAGTTGATCCGCTCAAGCGTCAGACCGGATTGGATCGCAAGGACCTTCTCGAAGCCATGATCAGAACTTTCGAGCAGCGCTATGGGGCCCTGCGCACTGAGCTTTCGCCCGATTCGCGAGAGGCTGCCCGACGCCTCGCCGCGTCCAAGTTCGGCACAGAGGCGTGGCTTTACCGAGTGCCCTAG
- a CDS encoding type B 50S ribosomal protein L31 codes for MKSDIHPKYAPIVFNDLASGTKFLTRSTATSDKTIEWEDGNTYPVIDVEISSESHPFYTGKQRIMDSAGRVERFNARFKNFGKKA; via the coding sequence GTGAAGTCTGATATCCACCCCAAGTACGCGCCGATCGTCTTCAACGATCTCGCGTCCGGCACCAAGTTCCTGACCCGCTCCACGGCGACCTCGGACAAGACGATCGAGTGGGAGGACGGCAACACCTACCCGGTCATCGACGTCGAGATCTCCTCTGAGTCGCACCCCTTCTACACGGGGAAGCAGCGCATCATGGACTCCGCGGGCCGCGTCGAGCGCTTCAACGCGCGCTTCAAGAATTTCGGCAAGAAGGCCTGA
- a CDS encoding ATP-binding cassette domain-containing protein, whose translation MEGRSAHKVSTLSGGEKQRVGLARAMFRSADVIFADEPTASLDLENRNLVTNFLLEEAAHGATVVVATHDEALMRACHQRLSLAQPL comes from the coding sequence CTGGAGGGTCGGTCAGCCCACAAAGTCTCAACCCTTAGCGGGGGCGAGAAGCAGCGAGTCGGCCTGGCGCGGGCGATGTTCCGCTCCGCCGACGTCATATTCGCCGACGAGCCGACCGCCTCCCTGGACCTTGAGAACCGGAACCTCGTGACCAACTTCCTGCTCGAAGAAGCAGCACATGGTGCTACCGTCGTCGTTGCCACCCACGATGAGGCCCTCATGAGAGCCTGTCATCAGCGTCTGAGCCTAGCCCAGCCACTCTGA
- a CDS encoding TrmH family RNA methyltransferase gives MSVVRIEGADDPRVADYTSLTDVHLRKVREPAEGLYIAESSRVLRRALEAGHKPRSFFLAEKWLDGLADVLDRFPDVPAFVGAPELLEEITGFHLHRGAMAAMHRPAPVPVEDLLAKAHRVPVLEDTEDHTNVDGYKAQEPDRPRRPGRSRIGVLEDLTDHTNVGAVFRSAAAIGVDAMLVTPQCADPLYRRSIRVSMGTVFQVPWSRIDPWPQGIQQLKEAGYFVAGMSLGAGAITLDELVAQDHQNLVLVFGTEGDGLKPETDRLLDARVTIPMMNGVDSLNVAAASAVAFYAAR, from the coding sequence GTGAGCGTCGTCCGCATTGAGGGGGCGGATGATCCGCGGGTAGCCGACTACACGAGTCTGACGGACGTGCACCTCCGGAAGGTCCGGGAGCCAGCCGAGGGTCTGTACATCGCCGAATCGTCGCGCGTGCTCCGGCGCGCGTTGGAGGCTGGCCATAAGCCGCGTTCGTTCTTTCTCGCAGAGAAGTGGCTCGATGGCCTCGCAGACGTGCTGGACAGGTTTCCGGACGTGCCGGCCTTCGTCGGGGCGCCCGAGCTATTAGAGGAGATCACCGGCTTCCATCTCCACCGGGGTGCGATGGCAGCGATGCACCGTCCCGCGCCGGTTCCGGTCGAGGATTTGCTTGCCAAAGCCCACCGCGTCCCCGTTCTCGAAGACACCGAGGACCACACGAACGTCGATGGTTACAAAGCACAAGAGCCTGATCGCCCTCGTCGGCCGGGGCGTTCGAGAATCGGAGTGCTCGAGGACTTGACCGATCATACAAACGTCGGGGCCGTCTTCAGATCAGCTGCGGCGATCGGAGTCGATGCCATGCTGGTGACGCCGCAGTGTGCGGACCCGCTGTACCGCCGCTCCATCCGGGTCTCGATGGGCACAGTCTTCCAAGTGCCGTGGTCGCGGATCGACCCGTGGCCGCAGGGGATCCAGCAGCTGAAGGAAGCGGGCTATTTCGTGGCAGGCATGTCCCTGGGGGCGGGGGCCATCACCCTTGATGAGCTGGTGGCCCAGGATCATCAGAACCTGGTGCTGGTCTTCGGGACCGAGGGAGACGGGCTCAAGCCCGAGACCGATCGGCTGCTCGACGCGAGGGTGACCATTCCGATGATGAACGGCGTGGACTCGCTTAACGTCGCTGCCGCGTCTGCTGTGGCCTTCTACGCGGCGAGGTAG
- a CDS encoding sulfite exporter TauE/SafE family protein → MNIWGDLLVFVAGLWAGTINTIVGSGSLVTFPVLVALGYPPVNAIISNAMGLVAGGFSGAWGYRREAASSWRTLVRLLPVSFVGGLLGAILLLHLPESVFGFVAPVLVVVAILLVIFQPRLAAWAKRRQALTNVTPEEADHQKLPLILYVLVFVIGVYGGYFTAAQGVLLMAVLGIFFHGTLQQANAVKVILSLVVNLIAAVSYLLLAFDRINWLVVLLIAVGSLLGGFLGAGIGRRMSPTVLRVVIVVLGVVALINLLGKLVA, encoded by the coding sequence GTGAATATCTGGGGAGACCTGCTCGTCTTCGTCGCTGGTCTTTGGGCTGGAACGATCAACACCATCGTCGGTTCGGGTTCACTCGTGACCTTCCCCGTCCTTGTCGCGCTGGGCTACCCGCCCGTCAACGCGATCATCTCGAACGCGATGGGCCTCGTGGCTGGCGGCTTCTCCGGGGCTTGGGGCTACCGGCGCGAGGCCGCCAGCTCGTGGCGCACTTTGGTGCGGCTCCTGCCAGTCTCCTTCGTGGGCGGCCTTCTGGGCGCGATCCTCTTGCTCCACCTGCCGGAGAGCGTCTTCGGCTTCGTTGCGCCCGTGCTGGTGGTCGTTGCGATCCTGCTTGTCATCTTCCAGCCGCGTCTTGCGGCATGGGCGAAGCGGCGTCAGGCGCTCACCAACGTGACCCCCGAAGAGGCTGACCACCAGAAGCTGCCGCTGATCCTTTACGTGCTGGTGTTCGTCATCGGGGTGTACGGCGGGTACTTCACGGCCGCCCAGGGAGTCCTGCTGATGGCGGTGCTCGGGATCTTCTTCCATGGCACTCTCCAGCAGGCGAACGCGGTGAAGGTGATCCTGAGCCTCGTCGTGAACCTCATCGCAGCGGTTTCGTACCTGCTGCTGGCGTTCGACAGGATCAACTGGCTAGTCGTGCTGCTGATCGCGGTTGGTTCGCTTCTTGGCGGGTTCCTGGGGGCCGGTATCGGTCGGCGGATGTCGCCGACCGTCCTTCGCGTTGTGATCGTGGTTCTCGGCGTCGTCGCGCTCATCAACCTCCTCGGGAAGCTTGTGGCGTGA
- a CDS encoding ABC transporter ATP-binding protein, whose protein sequence is MNDVLQLSGVSVVRGAKSLLDGVDWKVREGERWVVLGPNGAGKTTLLQLAAARMHPTRGTVQILEETLGRVDVFDLRPRIGLASAALANQIPEHEKVLNVVVTAAYGVTGRWREAYEKDDERRAFRLLNEWGMGPLLGRVFSTLSEGERKRVQIARALMTDPELLLLDEPGAGLDLGGREELVYKLSELAQDEFAPALVLVTHHLEEVPPGFTHALLLRDGRVVAEGEIDGVLTEENLSETFGLPLDVAANGGRYTAVRRATAGAAV, encoded by the coding sequence ATGAACGATGTACTCCAGCTATCCGGCGTGAGCGTGGTCCGCGGCGCCAAATCGCTGCTCGACGGCGTCGACTGGAAGGTCCGCGAGGGGGAGCGCTGGGTAGTTCTGGGGCCGAACGGTGCGGGCAAGACCACCCTTCTGCAGCTTGCTGCGGCGCGGATGCACCCCACCCGGGGCACGGTCCAGATCCTCGAAGAGACCCTCGGCCGGGTGGACGTGTTCGATCTGCGCCCGCGGATCGGCCTCGCCTCGGCCGCCCTCGCAAACCAGATCCCGGAGCATGAGAAGGTGCTCAACGTCGTGGTGACCGCTGCCTATGGCGTGACGGGCCGGTGGCGGGAGGCCTACGAGAAGGACGACGAGCGCCGAGCCTTCCGGCTCCTCAACGAGTGGGGCATGGGCCCTCTTCTGGGCAGGGTCTTCTCCACGCTGAGCGAGGGTGAGCGCAAGCGCGTCCAGATCGCCCGCGCCCTCATGACGGACCCTGAACTGCTCCTGTTGGACGAGCCCGGGGCAGGGCTCGATCTCGGCGGCCGTGAGGAGCTTGTCTACAAGCTCAGTGAGCTTGCCCAGGACGAGTTCGCTCCCGCGTTGGTGCTCGTGACGCACCACCTCGAAGAGGTGCCACCCGGCTTCACCCACGCCCTGCTTCTGCGCGATGGGCGAGTAGTTGCCGAAGGGGAGATCGACGGTGTCTTGACCGAGGAAAACCTGAGCGAGACGTTCGGGTTGCCGCTCGACGTCGCGGCGAATGGCGGTCGTTACACCGCTGTCCGGCGGGCAACCGCCGGCGCTGCCGTCTGA